A window of the Gemmatimonadaceae bacterium genome harbors these coding sequences:
- a CDS encoding cation:proton antiporter, whose amino-acid sequence MHSADSFLYTLAVVCGVAALTTVLCQRIRLPVVFGYLLAGMIVGPHVPVPLIADAATVSSLAEVGVVLLMFSIGLEFSLRRMLRLAPVSGLVALLETTAMFGLGVAAAELLGWSAREAIFTGAIVAISSTTIIARAFNDRPVEPAVKETVFGILVFEDLIAILLLAALSTLGSGNAMTARSLGGTVLQLVTFLAALIGLGLLVVPRFIRSVARLRRDETTLVTTVGLAFAAALLAVAFGYSAALGAFLMGALVAESGAAHAIARLLAPLRDFFAAVFFVAVGMSIDPALVARHWGAVAVITVVVLGGKALAVTGAVFFSGRDVRTSVRAAMSLAQIGEFSFIIVGVGVASGTVGDQLLPVAVAASAITTLTTPALIAASAGVAARIDRALPAPLQTFVALYGSWFEAMRRGGEPQHRSHARQLVGFLLVDVGTLIAIVVAAAVEMPRGMSLLQRWTGAGPQVAQLLVLAVAALAAAPLALGLFRSASRLGGLLSERALPVPPRGVDFGFAPRRALAVSLQGGILLLACVPVVAVAQPFLPPLRGAAALLLLVMVIGVLVWRGAATLQGHAEAGAQLLVSALRHQMAETGSYPVPQPIAHAEELLPGMGTPVGVAIEASHAAAGRSLRELNVRARTGAGVLAIARGEERILIPRGAEVIHAGDVLALAGTREAVAAAIALLTAPRSAD is encoded by the coding sequence ATGCACAGCGCCGACTCCTTCCTGTATACGCTCGCGGTGGTGTGCGGCGTCGCCGCCCTCACCACCGTGCTCTGCCAGCGCATTCGCCTCCCGGTCGTGTTTGGCTACCTGCTGGCCGGCATGATCGTCGGGCCCCACGTTCCCGTGCCCCTGATCGCCGACGCCGCGACCGTGTCGTCGCTCGCCGAAGTCGGCGTCGTGCTGTTGATGTTCTCCATCGGCCTCGAGTTCTCGCTGCGCCGGATGCTGCGGCTGGCCCCCGTGTCGGGGCTGGTGGCGCTGCTCGAGACGACCGCGATGTTCGGGCTCGGCGTCGCGGCGGCGGAACTGCTGGGATGGTCCGCCCGGGAAGCCATCTTCACCGGGGCCATCGTCGCCATCTCCTCGACGACCATCATCGCGCGGGCCTTCAACGACCGGCCCGTCGAGCCGGCCGTGAAGGAGACGGTCTTCGGCATCCTCGTGTTCGAGGACCTCATCGCCATCCTCCTCCTCGCGGCGCTCTCGACGCTCGGCAGCGGAAACGCGATGACCGCGCGCAGCCTCGGCGGCACGGTGCTGCAGCTGGTCACCTTCCTCGCCGCGCTCATCGGCCTCGGCCTCCTCGTGGTGCCGCGCTTCATCCGCTCCGTGGCGCGGCTGCGGCGCGACGAGACGACGCTCGTCACCACGGTGGGCCTGGCCTTCGCCGCCGCGCTGCTCGCCGTGGCGTTCGGCTACTCGGCCGCGCTCGGCGCCTTCCTGATGGGTGCCCTCGTGGCCGAATCGGGTGCGGCGCATGCCATCGCGAGGCTGCTCGCGCCCCTGCGCGATTTCTTTGCCGCCGTGTTTTTCGTCGCGGTCGGCATGTCCATCGACCCGGCGCTGGTCGCGCGTCACTGGGGCGCCGTGGCGGTCATCACGGTCGTGGTGCTGGGCGGCAAGGCGCTCGCCGTCACCGGCGCGGTCTTCTTCTCCGGTCGTGACGTGCGCACCAGCGTGCGGGCGGCGATGAGCCTCGCCCAGATCGGCGAGTTCTCGTTCATCATCGTCGGCGTCGGCGTGGCGTCGGGCACGGTCGGCGATCAGCTGCTGCCCGTCGCGGTGGCGGCGTCGGCCATCACCACCCTCACCACGCCGGCGTTGATCGCCGCCTCCGCCGGCGTCGCGGCGCGCATCGACCGCGCGCTCCCCGCGCCGCTGCAGACCTTCGTGGCCCTGTACGGCTCCTGGTTCGAGGCGATGCGCCGCGGCGGTGAACCGCAGCACCGGTCGCACGCGCGTCAACTGGTCGGGTTTCTCCTCGTCGATGTCGGCACCCTGATCGCCATCGTCGTGGCGGCTGCGGTCGAGATGCCGCGCGGCATGTCCCTGCTCCAGCGCTGGACGGGCGCGGGTCCGCAGGTTGCGCAGTTGTTGGTGCTGGCGGTCGCCGCCCTGGCGGCAGCGCCGCTGGCCCTCGGCCTGTTCCGGTCGGCCAGCCGCCTCGGCGGCCTGCTCTCGGAGCGCGCCCTGCCCGTGCCGCCGCGTGGCGTGGACTTCGGGTTTGCGCCGCGACGGGCGCTGGCCGTCTCGCTGCAGGGCGGCATCCTGCTGCTCGCCTGTGTGCCGGTGGTCGCCGTCGCCCAGCCGTTCCTGCCACCCCTGCGCGGCGCGGCGGCCCTGCTGCTGCTGGTGATGGTCATCGGCGTGCTGGTCTGGCGCGGTGCCGCGACGCTGCAGGGTCACGCGGAAGCGGGCGCGCAGCTGCTGGTATCGGCACTCCGGCACCAGATGGCGGAGACTGGCTCGTATCCGGTGCCGCAGCCGATTGCGCACGCCGAAGAACTGCTCCCGGGCATGGGGACGCCGGTGGGTGTCGCCATCGAGGCATCACACGCGGCCGCGGGCCGATCGCTGCGCGAACTCAACGTGCGCGCGCGCACT
- a CDS encoding acyltransferase, translating into MVHPAAPCEIVRVSEPTSPPRPDRARIPSLDGFRALSIALVIVYHLASQDSAPAGLRQVGYATHTGGLGVRIFFAISGFLITTLLLAEYEARGDISLRRFYYRRTLRILPPYYAYLAVTVTLAAFGVFSLHPGDALHAWTFTMNFRALTAAWPVVHAWSLSIEEQFYLLWPGVLLLLGPRRARPLLVGVIVGAALWRVGAYAYLFRIGEAAQYAFRGVADWLAAGSLLALVRTRLHATPWYARGLAHPAFPLLGILVVAASWTGLGYWRRADLMMPGAVLGTVLLLDWAMTHPTHLLARPLNWEPVAWVGRLSYSLYLWQQPFHAPGSSRWWEQPPQNVAVALLFAMASYYLVERPALNWRARLEPRLQWLRPVRSAKRAQ; encoded by the coding sequence ATGGTGCATCCCGCCGCGCCGTGCGAAATTGTGCGCGTGTCGGAGCCGACTTCACCGCCGCGTCCTGATCGCGCGCGCATCCCGTCCCTCGACGGGTTTCGCGCGCTTTCCATCGCGCTCGTCATTGTCTATCACCTGGCCAGCCAGGATTCCGCGCCGGCCGGGCTGCGACAGGTCGGTTACGCGACGCACACCGGCGGGCTCGGGGTGCGGATCTTCTTCGCGATCTCCGGCTTCCTGATCACCACGCTCCTGCTCGCGGAGTACGAAGCGCGCGGCGACATCTCGTTGCGCCGTTTCTACTATCGCCGCACGCTCCGCATTCTTCCGCCGTACTACGCCTACCTCGCCGTGACGGTGACGCTGGCGGCGTTCGGTGTGTTCTCCCTGCATCCGGGCGACGCGCTGCATGCGTGGACGTTCACGATGAACTTCCGGGCGCTCACCGCGGCCTGGCCGGTGGTGCATGCGTGGTCGCTGTCCATCGAGGAGCAGTTCTACCTCCTCTGGCCGGGCGTCCTGCTGCTGCTCGGGCCGCGCCGGGCGCGTCCGCTCCTGGTGGGGGTGATCGTGGGGGCGGCGCTCTGGCGTGTCGGGGCGTACGCGTACCTGTTCCGCATCGGCGAGGCCGCGCAGTACGCCTTCCGGGGCGTCGCGGACTGGCTGGCGGCGGGGTCGCTGCTCGCCCTCGTGCGGACCCGCCTGCACGCCACTCCCTGGTATGCACGTGGGCTGGCCCACCCCGCCTTTCCGCTGCTTGGGATCCTGGTCGTCGCGGCGTCGTGGACCGGACTTGGCTATTGGCGGCGCGCCGACCTCATGATGCCGGGCGCGGTATTGGGGACCGTGCTCCTGCTCGACTGGGCGATGACGCATCCGACGCACCTGCTGGCCCGCCCGCTCAACTGGGAACCCGTGGCCTGGGTGGGCCGCCTCTCGTATTCGCTGTACCTCTGGCAGCAGCCGTTCCATGCCCCGGGGTCGAGCCGCTGGTGGGAGCAGCCACCCCAGAACGTCGCCGTGGCGCTGCTCTTCGCCATGGCCTCATACTATCTCGTCGAACGACCAGCACTGAACTGGCGGGCCCGGCTCGAACCGCGGCTGCAGTGGCTGCGCCCCGTTCGTTCAGCGAAGCGAGCGCAGTAG
- a CDS encoding DUF6526 family protein: MSEKTQDFTHHTRWDVLYHFIASPIALFNVIIQARHAYYAPTRYALWNVVLSIGFFAIVWSARIMALTVQDRVIRLEMRLKLRELGVPDADIRRITVRQFVGLRFASDAELPGLVQRVVRGELVEQKDIKAAIKDWQADWQRA, from the coding sequence ATGTCCGAGAAGACGCAGGATTTCACGCACCATACGCGCTGGGACGTGCTCTATCACTTCATCGCGTCGCCCATCGCGCTGTTCAACGTCATCATCCAGGCGCGGCACGCCTACTACGCCCCGACGCGCTACGCGCTCTGGAACGTGGTGCTCTCGATCGGCTTCTTCGCCATCGTCTGGTCGGCCCGCATCATGGCCCTCACGGTGCAGGACCGCGTCATCCGGCTCGAGATGCGCCTCAAGCTGCGCGAACTGGGCGTGCCCGACGCCGACATCCGCCGCATCACCGTGCGGCAGTTCGTCGGGCTCCGCTTCGCGAGCGACGCCGAACTTCCGGGGCTGGTGCAGCGCGTGGTGAGGGGCGAACTCGTCGAGCAGAAGGACATCAAGGCCGCCATCAAGGATTGGCAGGCCGACTGGCAGCGCGCCTGA
- a CDS encoding ABC transporter ATP-binding protein produces MRSDELAIRAERLGKAYRIGRGPRATTLAERLVTAVRHPFTGGRAELFWALRDAGFEIPRGQAVGIIGRNGAGKSTLLKLLSRITTPSTGWAELHGRVGSLIEVGTGFHPELTGRENVFLNGAILGMRRHEVARRFDAIVEFAGIERFIDTPVKRYSSGMYMRLAFAVAAHLDAEILVVDEVLAVGDQEFQRKCLGKMGEVAGAGRTVLFVSHAMQAVSTLTTRTLVLERGQIAFDGATADGLAFYRALQSEGAGSPHAYRAPAGRAGVHLVDGHVVASAGDGLHRHGDPFALTFTLEVPEPVSQLCFSVHVVDESDRNVAHFWIYGDGPEFRNATGRFAVRIDIPRFRLAMGHYTLSVWVTDRATHTIFENLSGLCPFDVTMEGQARPDYDWHPAHMVYHEDYTFGVTRA; encoded by the coding sequence ATGAGATCTGACGAACTCGCCATCCGGGCCGAGCGGCTCGGCAAGGCGTACCGGATCGGCCGCGGGCCGCGGGCGACCACGCTCGCCGAGCGTCTCGTCACGGCCGTGCGCCACCCCTTCACGGGCGGCCGCGCCGAACTGTTCTGGGCGCTGCGCGATGCGGGGTTCGAGATCCCGCGTGGACAGGCCGTGGGCATCATCGGCCGGAACGGCGCCGGCAAGAGCACCCTTCTGAAGCTGCTCAGCCGCATCACGACGCCGTCCACCGGGTGGGCCGAGCTGCACGGCCGCGTGGGCTCGCTCATTGAAGTCGGCACCGGATTCCATCCCGAGCTGACCGGCCGCGAGAACGTCTTCCTCAACGGCGCGATTCTCGGCATGCGGCGGCATGAGGTGGCGCGGCGCTTCGACGCCATCGTGGAATTCGCCGGCATCGAGCGCTTCATCGACACGCCCGTCAAGCGCTACAGCAGCGGCATGTACATGCGCCTCGCCTTTGCGGTCGCCGCGCACCTCGACGCCGAGATCCTGGTGGTGGACGAGGTGCTTGCCGTCGGCGACCAGGAGTTCCAGCGCAAGTGCCTGGGCAAGATGGGCGAGGTGGCCGGCGCCGGGCGCACCGTGCTGTTCGTGAGCCACGCGATGCAGGCCGTCTCGACATTGACGACGCGCACCCTGGTGCTCGAGCGCGGCCAGATCGCCTTTGACGGGGCCACGGCGGACGGGCTCGCCTTCTATCGCGCGCTGCAGTCGGAAGGAGCCGGATCACCGCACGCCTACCGGGCCCCGGCCGGCCGCGCGGGCGTCCACCTCGTGGACGGGCACGTAGTCGCATCCGCCGGCGACGGACTGCATCGCCACGGCGACCCGTTTGCCCTGACGTTCACGCTCGAGGTGCCGGAGCCAGTCAGCCAGCTCTGCTTCTCCGTGCATGTCGTCGATGAGAGCGACCGCAACGTGGCTCACTTCTGGATCTACGGCGACGGCCCGGAGTTCCGGAATGCGACGGGGCGGTTCGCGGTGCGGATCGACATCCCCAGGTTCCGGCTCGCCATGGGGCACTACACCCTCAGCGTCTGGGTCACCGACCGCGCCACCCATACCATCTTTGAGAATCTCAGCGGGCTCTGCCCGTTCGACGTGACCATGGAAGGCCAGGCCCGCCCGGACTACGACTGGCATCCGGCGCACATGGTCTACCACGAGGACTACACCTTTGGCGTGACCCGCGCCTAG
- a CDS encoding ABC transporter permease encodes MTDLPIVRIGEGSAAPLRTVREIWHYRDLFGALGGRDLRLRYRQTFLGVAWVVLQPLAAAGIFAFVFGTIAHVPTDDRPYVLFALAALAGWNFFSSVLTRASTSLIQNPQLVTRVYFPRLILPLSVVPAALVDLLVTLAAFAVIAVAQGQAFSARVLLLPVAIVLLGALALGAGFAAAALAVRYRDVQYLIPVAIQLALYASPVAYSASAVPARWQALYYANPLAAPIELVRWSLLGTPAPATRALLYSVGAALVLVAGGSAVFRGIERSFADEI; translated from the coding sequence GTGACGGACCTCCCCATCGTTCGCATCGGCGAGGGGAGCGCAGCCCCGCTGCGCACGGTGCGCGAGATCTGGCATTATCGCGACCTCTTCGGGGCGCTGGGCGGGCGCGACCTGCGCCTGCGCTACCGCCAGACTTTTCTCGGGGTCGCGTGGGTCGTGCTGCAGCCGCTCGCCGCCGCCGGCATCTTCGCGTTCGTCTTCGGGACCATCGCCCACGTCCCCACCGACGACCGGCCGTATGTCCTGTTCGCCCTCGCCGCGCTCGCCGGGTGGAACTTCTTCTCCAGCGTGCTGACGCGCGCCAGTACGTCGCTCATCCAGAATCCGCAGCTCGTCACGCGCGTCTACTTTCCACGGCTCATCCTCCCCCTCTCCGTCGTCCCGGCGGCGCTGGTGGACCTGCTGGTGACGCTCGCCGCCTTCGCGGTGATCGCCGTGGCGCAGGGACAGGCGTTCAGTGCCCGCGTGCTTCTGCTGCCGGTCGCCATTGTGCTGCTCGGCGCGCTCGCACTTGGCGCCGGATTTGCCGCGGCGGCGCTCGCGGTGCGCTATCGCGACGTGCAATACCTGATCCCCGTCGCCATCCAGCTCGCGCTTTACGCCAGCCCGGTGGCGTACTCCGCATCGGCGGTGCCGGCCCGGTGGCAGGCGCTGTACTACGCCAACCCGCTGGCGGCCCCCATCGAGCTCGTGCGCTGGTCGCTGCTCGGCACGCCGGCGCCGGCAACGCGCGCGCTGCTGTACAGCGTTGGCGCCGCCCTCGTGCTGGTCGCGGGCGGAAGCGCCGTCTTCCGCGGCATCGAGCGGAGCTTCGCCGATGAGATCTGA
- a CDS encoding mechanosensitive ion channel domain-containing protein, with product MQTADTTGTFTRAADAADRLMAGGTFLGSTPEQWLQAVAAAGIGMALLWLLRTVTEHRLAKLAAQTETVADDFAIEIVHGIRTSLFVFVALVGIDAFITFPPPADEAVRIIKILALVLQGFAWTNVIVGFWLGQWARNNPQQSDRTTMAALGFGVRLALWVLLVLLALQNYGVNITTLITGLGVGGIAIALAVQNILGDLFAALSIVLDKPFVVGDYIVVDQHEGTVEKVGLKTTRIRSVNGEEIIIANADLLKIRIRNLARRESRRYVLHTTVALSTDAVRLSGIPELFKQAVEGQPYVTFQRSHLIGTTPAGHEFETAFLVTTADWLTGLDARQAILLRVYSAFQREGITLASGVATVTSARGTA from the coding sequence ATGCAGACCGCTGACACCACCGGAACCTTCACGCGCGCCGCGGACGCCGCGGACCGCCTCATGGCCGGCGGCACCTTCCTTGGCAGCACACCGGAACAGTGGCTGCAGGCCGTGGCGGCGGCCGGGATCGGCATGGCGCTGCTGTGGCTGCTGCGCACGGTCACCGAACACCGGCTGGCGAAGCTCGCCGCGCAGACTGAGACCGTGGCCGACGACTTCGCCATCGAGATCGTCCACGGCATCCGGACGTCGCTCTTTGTCTTCGTCGCGCTCGTCGGCATCGACGCCTTCATCACGTTCCCGCCGCCGGCCGACGAAGCGGTGCGGATCATCAAGATCCTCGCCCTCGTGCTGCAGGGCTTTGCCTGGACCAACGTCATCGTCGGGTTCTGGCTTGGCCAATGGGCGCGCAACAACCCGCAGCAGAGCGACCGCACCACGATGGCGGCGCTGGGCTTCGGGGTCCGACTGGCCCTGTGGGTCCTGCTGGTGCTGCTCGCCCTGCAGAACTACGGCGTCAACATCACCACGCTCATCACCGGCCTCGGCGTGGGCGGCATCGCGATTGCGCTCGCGGTGCAGAACATTCTCGGCGACCTGTTCGCGGCCCTCTCCATCGTGCTCGACAAGCCCTTCGTCGTCGGCGATTACATCGTGGTCGACCAGCACGAGGGGACCGTGGAAAAGGTCGGGCTGAAGACGACGCGCATTCGCAGCGTGAATGGCGAGGAGATCATCATCGCCAATGCCGACCTGCTGAAGATCCGCATCCGCAACCTCGCGCGACGCGAGAGCCGCCGGTACGTGCTGCACACCACGGTCGCGCTCAGCACCGACGCGGTGCGCCTGTCGGGCATTCCCGAACTGTTCAAGCAGGCCGTCGAGGGACAGCCGTACGTGACGTTCCAGCGGTCGCACCTCATCGGCACCACGCCGGCCGGCCATGAGTTCGAGACGGCGTTCCTCGTCACGACGGCCGACTGGCTGACGGGGCTGGACGCGCGTCAGGCCATCTTGCTCCGTGTCTACTCGGCCTTCCAGCGTGAGGGCATCACCCTCGCGTCCGGCGTGGCGACCGTCACCTCGGCGCGAGGCACCGCGTGA
- the msrP gene encoding protein-methionine-sulfoxide reductase catalytic subunit MsrP, with protein sequence MLIRPAVPQDLRSSEITPEPLYLTRREWLAAAGLTVGAIAGASALLPREARGQQAPGKPYGLQPDDKPTPWEDVTTYNNFYEFGTDKSDPAEMARGFKPRPWTVRVEGLVRKPASYALEDFLKPSRVEDRIYRHRCVEAWSMVVPWRGIMLSDVLKRAEPTPGAKFVEFTTLYDPSRMPGQRYPVLRWPYVEGLRLDEAMHPLTLLVTGLYGRDLPNQNGAPLRLVVPWKYGFKGIKSIVRIRLTDTQPATAWNVSAPDEYGFYSNVNPTVDHPRWSQAKERRIGEFLRRPTLMFNGYADQVASLYAGMDLRRNY encoded by the coding sequence ATGCTGATCCGTCCCGCCGTGCCGCAGGACCTGCGCTCATCGGAGATCACCCCGGAGCCGCTCTACCTCACGCGCCGTGAATGGCTGGCCGCCGCCGGCCTCACGGTGGGTGCGATCGCCGGCGCTTCGGCACTGTTGCCGCGCGAGGCGCGGGGACAGCAGGCGCCCGGCAAGCCGTACGGCCTGCAGCCGGACGACAAGCCGACGCCGTGGGAGGACGTGACCACCTACAACAACTTCTACGAGTTCGGGACCGACAAGTCGGATCCGGCGGAGATGGCGCGCGGTTTCAAGCCGCGGCCCTGGACGGTGCGCGTCGAGGGGCTGGTGCGGAAGCCCGCGAGCTACGCGCTCGAGGACTTCCTGAAGCCGAGCCGAGTCGAGGACCGCATCTATCGGCATCGCTGCGTGGAAGCCTGGTCGATGGTGGTCCCGTGGCGCGGGATCATGCTGTCGGACGTGCTCAAGCGGGCGGAGCCGACGCCGGGCGCGAAATTCGTGGAATTCACGACGCTGTACGATCCGTCGCGCATGCCGGGGCAGCGATATCCCGTGCTGCGCTGGCCGTATGTGGAGGGGCTGCGCCTCGATGAGGCGATGCATCCGCTGACGCTGCTCGTGACCGGCCTCTACGGACGCGACCTGCCCAACCAGAACGGCGCGCCGCTGCGCCTGGTCGTGCCGTGGAAGTACGGCTTCAAGGGGATCAAGTCGATCGTGCGCATTCGACTGACCGACACGCAGCCAGCCACCGCCTGGAACGTCTCGGCGCCGGACGAATATGGCTTCTACAGCAACGTCAACCCGACCGTGGATCATCCGCGCTGGAGCCAGGCCAAGGAACGGCGCATCGGCGAGTTCCTGCGCCGCCCGACCCTGATGTTCAATGGCTACGCAGACCAGGTGGCGTCGCTGTACGCGGGGATGGACCTGCGGCGGAACTACTAG
- a CDS encoding protein-methionine-sulfoxide reductase heme-binding subunit MsrQ, which yields MQERVKRMQRPRWWTWAVWIAVLVPGPAVLGVLVSDFVLGTRFLGSNPVKEGELVLGQWTIKYLVAALAVTPARRLLGWNWLQRDRRTFGLAAFFYGLTHFLWYALLDIQLDGAELAKDLTKRTYIIVGFTALLVMLPLAITSTRAAIARLKRRWVMLHRLVYVVPVLGIIHWWMSVKADVAQPILYSLIFALLLGWRGWRYVEANRSRGLAATVHNGPD from the coding sequence GTGCAGGAACGGGTGAAGCGGATGCAGCGGCCGCGGTGGTGGACGTGGGCCGTCTGGATCGCGGTGCTCGTTCCCGGGCCGGCGGTGCTGGGGGTGCTCGTCTCCGACTTCGTGCTCGGGACGCGTTTCCTCGGATCGAACCCCGTGAAGGAAGGGGAACTGGTCCTCGGCCAATGGACGATCAAGTATCTCGTCGCCGCCCTCGCGGTCACGCCGGCGCGCCGGCTCCTTGGGTGGAACTGGCTGCAACGGGACCGCCGCACCTTCGGGCTCGCGGCGTTCTTCTACGGACTCACGCACTTTCTGTGGTATGCGCTGCTCGACATCCAGCTCGACGGCGCCGAACTCGCCAAGGACCTGACGAAGCGCACGTACATCATCGTCGGGTTCACCGCGCTGCTGGTGATGCTGCCGCTCGCCATCACCTCCACCCGTGCGGCGATTGCCCGCCTGAAGCGCCGCTGGGTGATGCTGCATCGTCTCGTCTATGTCGTGCCGGTGCTGGGCATCATCCACTGGTGGATGTCGGTGAAAGCCGATGTGGCGCAGCCGATCCTCTACAGCCTGATCTTCGCGCTCCTCCTCGGCTGGCGCGGGTGGCGGTACGTGGAGGCAAACCGCAGTCGCGGCCTCGCGGCAACCGTCCACAACGGGCCAGATTGA
- a CDS encoding class I SAM-dependent methyltransferase → MSLVRQFAQWCVRQDGLWRILDKSVLRMVRYLEWARTEVDRTTGFAALTARFLPPAGTPLVVLGGPFAGMRYPGSRAVGSALTPKILGTYESELHACIEDACAKSYDRVVDVGCAEGYYAVGLARRLPSATVYAFDTDAEARELCRDMAQVNAVAHRVVIGAACDAPLLAELATQGPMLVISDCEGYEDELLSPKIVPALARHDLLVECHDFLRPGVTTALIIRFSATHHIQALTSTPDGERPIPPDAPALARFTPTERRRLLAEHRPGQMTWLYMTPKIEQRASQDRSDVAVA, encoded by the coding sequence ATGAGTTTGGTCAGGCAATTCGCGCAGTGGTGCGTGCGCCAGGATGGCCTCTGGCGCATCCTGGACAAGAGCGTGCTTCGGATGGTGCGCTATCTGGAGTGGGCGCGAACGGAGGTTGACCGGACGACGGGATTCGCCGCCCTCACGGCCCGCTTCCTCCCGCCGGCCGGTACGCCGCTGGTGGTGCTCGGCGGGCCGTTCGCGGGCATGCGCTATCCCGGCAGCCGAGCCGTCGGCAGCGCGCTGACCCCGAAGATTCTGGGCACATACGAGAGCGAGCTGCACGCGTGCATCGAGGACGCCTGCGCGAAGTCGTACGATCGGGTGGTCGATGTCGGATGCGCCGAAGGCTACTACGCGGTCGGACTCGCCCGGCGCCTGCCGTCCGCGACGGTGTACGCGTTCGACACCGACGCCGAGGCGCGCGAGCTCTGCCGTGACATGGCGCAGGTGAACGCGGTCGCTCATCGCGTGGTCATCGGCGCGGCGTGTGATGCACCCCTGCTCGCCGAGCTCGCGACGCAAGGTCCGATGCTGGTGATCAGCGACTGCGAGGGCTACGAGGACGAGCTGCTCTCGCCGAAGATCGTGCCGGCGCTCGCCCGGCATGACCTGCTCGTTGAATGTCACGACTTTCTCCGCCCCGGCGTGACGACCGCGCTCATCATCCGGTTCAGCGCCACGCACCACATACAGGCGCTCACGAGCACGCCGGACGGCGAGCGGCCCATTCCACCCGACGCACCGGCGCTCGCTCGGTTCACGCCGACGGAGCGCCGGCGCCTGCTCGCTGAGCATCGGCCGGGACAGATGACCTGGTTGTACATGACGCCGAAGATCGAGCAACGAGCCTCACAGGATCGCTCGGACGTGGCGGTGGCCTGA
- a CDS encoding class I SAM-dependent RNA methyltransferase has protein sequence MPPHRTPASAPRDALIITAPGLEALARRELAALGITVSGEEPGAVSATVSARDVMRANLHLRTASRVVLRVAEFKALNFADVERHAKRVPWETVVTVGQRVRFRVTCRKSRLYHSGAVAQRLTEALAARIPGIASADAERSDEDEGGAEQLFIVRVFRDRLLLSADTSGELLHRRGYRQATAKAPLRETLAAAMLLGANWDGTTPLVDPMCGSGTIPIEAAMLARRLAPGRARSFAFERWPAHDTAMWKAVRDEALAKERPAPGVPIAASDRDAGAVAATIANAARAGVTADVAVAQQSVSALRVSEGPGLLIVNPPYGIRVGDKAPLRNLFAQLGNVARAQAAGWRLAMLSADRDLERQLRLPLTEQWKSTNGGIPVRLVTAEVPGDDR, from the coding sequence ATGCCGCCGCACCGCACACCCGCCAGCGCACCGCGTGACGCGCTGATCATCACCGCGCCGGGCCTCGAGGCGCTGGCCCGGCGGGAGCTGGCCGCCCTTGGCATCACCGTGAGTGGCGAGGAGCCGGGAGCGGTGTCGGCGACCGTCAGCGCGCGTGACGTGATGCGCGCCAACCTGCACCTGCGGACGGCGAGCCGCGTGGTGCTGCGCGTGGCGGAGTTCAAGGCGCTGAACTTCGCCGACGTCGAGCGGCACGCGAAACGGGTTCCGTGGGAGACGGTCGTCACCGTCGGGCAGCGGGTCCGCTTTCGGGTCACCTGCCGAAAGTCGCGTCTCTATCACTCCGGCGCGGTGGCGCAGCGGCTGACCGAGGCGCTGGCCGCGCGCATCCCCGGGATTGCGTCCGCCGACGCAGAGCGGTCCGATGAAGACGAAGGCGGCGCCGAGCAACTGTTCATCGTGCGCGTCTTCCGCGATCGCCTGCTGCTGAGCGCCGACACGTCAGGCGAACTGCTGCATCGCCGCGGCTACCGGCAGGCGACGGCGAAGGCGCCGCTGCGTGAGACGCTGGCAGCCGCGATGCTGCTGGGCGCGAACTGGGACGGGACGACACCGCTGGTCGATCCGATGTGCGGATCGGGGACCATCCCCATCGAAGCCGCCATGCTGGCCCGCCGCCTCGCGCCGGGGCGCGCGCGGTCGTTCGCCTTCGAACGCTGGCCGGCGCACGACACGGCGATGTGGAAGGCGGTGCGCGACGAGGCGCTGGCGAAGGAACGGCCGGCGCCCGGCGTTCCCATCGCGGCCTCCGATCGCGATGCGGGCGCCGTGGCCGCGACCATCGCGAACGCGGCCCGGGCCGGCGTGACCGCCGACGTTGCGGTCGCGCAGCAGTCGGTGAGCGCGCTGCGCGTGAGCGAAGGCCCGGGACTGCTGATCGTGAATCCTCCCTACGGCATTCGTGTCGGCGACAAGGCGCCGCTGCGCAACCTGTTCGCGCAGCTGGGCAACGTCGCGCGCGCGCAGGCGGCCGGCTGGCGCCTCGCGATGCTGAGCGCCGATCGCGATCTCGAGCGGCAGCTGCGCCTGCCGCTCACGGAACAATGGAAGTCGACGAACGGCGGGATTCCCGTGCGTCTTGTCACGGCGGAGGTGCCGGGCGATGACCGATGA